A region from the Lolium perenne isolate Kyuss_39 chromosome 4, Kyuss_2.0, whole genome shotgun sequence genome encodes:
- the LOC127332127 gene encoding OVARIAN TUMOR DOMAIN-containing deubiquitinating enzyme 1 isoform X1: MGCKLTRAGEGPGCDEATAAAAAAGSSSDCGDAATRRSASVTPSTSTLPTPTPSSPSTPPAPTPSSPSPPPAPTPLSPTASSPSPSTSSSSASPPQSPSLTPSSLSSADESSTSTPSSTSSTDEEDQWEEERYLQSIEIPHPQEIARGEEQEVDQLKDSYGSTDLFSESEEFCHISESDDDGVFSNKFKLGDKEPVLTLLEEFEDDTIIGKIMLLDEKYGSRRRIARDGSCFYRSFIFKYLENVVEIKDEDERRTEAARFRRRVENCMPACHDDQLLHSFSGYESVVNLVEQGLAEGELYQMDMNEDVTSRIIPLLRALTEIEICTRPEFYHGFLIPGETYASVFEFCLCEVRQGEANNMQVHALAHALGIPVILENLDVNTPGQLNTLHIGRPVESEAEAPLALTLLYRSGHYDIIYPK, from the exons ATGGGGTGTAAGCTGACAAGGGCCGGGGAGGGCCCGGGATGTGACGAGGCCACAGCCGCAGCCgcggccgctggatcctccagcgatTGCGGAGACGCAGCTACACGGCGGTCGGCGTCGGTGACGCCGTCGACTTCGACTCTCCCAACGCCGACGCCTTCGTCGCCTTCGACTCCTCCAGCGCCGACGCCTTCGTCGCCTTCGCCTCCCCCAGCGCCGACGCCTTTGTCGCCGACGGCttcgtcgccctcgccgtcgacatCTTCGTCTTCGGCTTCGCCTCCGCAGTCCCCGAGTCTGACGCCTTCGTCGCTATCATCTGCTGATGAG TCCTCAACATCGACGccttcgtcgacatcatctactgaCGAG GAAGACCAATGGGAAGAGGAGCGATACCTACAGTCTATTGAAATCCCTCACCCTCAG GAAATCGCAAGGGGAGAGGAGCAAGAAGTTGATCAATTAAAAGACTCTTATGGCTCCACTGATCTGTTCTCTGAGTCTGAA GAATTCTGCCACATctctgagagtgatgatgatggggTTTTCTCCAACAAGTTCAAGTTAGGTGATAAG GAACCTGTTCTGACTTTGCTGGAGGAATTTGAGGACGATACCATCATTGGAAAGATCATG CTACTGGATGAGAAGTATGGTTCCCGCAGACGAATCGCTAGAGATGGAAGTTGCTTTTATAGATCTTTCATTTTCAAGTACTTG GAGAATGTTGTAGAAATAAAGGACGAAGATGAACGCAGAACAGAAGCTGCTCGTTTCAGGCGAAGAGTTGAAAACTGCATGCCAGCTTGTCATGATGACCAAttactccattccttttct GGATATGAATCTGTGGTCAATTTAGTTGAACAGGG CCTTGCTGAAGGAGAGCTATATCAGATGGACATGAATGAAGATGTCACATCACGCA TTATACCCCTCCTTAGGGCGCTGACAGAGATCGAGATATGCACAAGGCCAGAATTCTACCATGGTTTTCTTATCCCTGGAGAAACATATGCTTCAGTTTTTGAG TTTTGCTTATGTGAAGTGCGTCAGGGCGAAGCCAACAATATGCAGGTCCATGCGCTTGCACATGCACTAGGCATTCCTGTAATCTTGGAGAATCTCGATGTTAACACCCCTGGACAGCTTAATACTCTTCACATCGGCCGTCCTGTAGAATCTGAAGCAGAAGCGCCCTTGGCCCTGACCTTGTTATATAGGTCTGGGCACTATGATATCATTTATCCAAAGTAG
- the LOC127332127 gene encoding uncharacterized protein isoform X2: MGCKLTRAGEGPGCDEATAAAAAAGSSSDCGDAATRRSASVTPSTSTLPTPTPSSPSTPPAPTPSSPSPPPAPTPLSPTASSPSPSTSSSSASPPQSPSLTPSSLSSADESSTSTPSSTSSTDEEDQWEEERYLQSIEIPHPQEIARGEEQEVDQLKDSYGSTDLFSESEEFCHISESDDDGVFSNKFKLGDKEPVLTLLEEFEDDTIIGKIMLLDEKYGSRRRIARDGSCFYRSFIFKYLENVVEIKDEDERRTEAARFRRRVENCMPACHDDQLLHSFSGYESVVNLVEQGLAEGELYQMDMNEDVTSRIIPLLRALTEIEICTRPEFYHGFLIPGETYASVFELAGRNRMHSVLNFVATGVQVVCYCILLM; the protein is encoded by the exons ATGGGGTGTAAGCTGACAAGGGCCGGGGAGGGCCCGGGATGTGACGAGGCCACAGCCGCAGCCgcggccgctggatcctccagcgatTGCGGAGACGCAGCTACACGGCGGTCGGCGTCGGTGACGCCGTCGACTTCGACTCTCCCAACGCCGACGCCTTCGTCGCCTTCGACTCCTCCAGCGCCGACGCCTTCGTCGCCTTCGCCTCCCCCAGCGCCGACGCCTTTGTCGCCGACGGCttcgtcgccctcgccgtcgacatCTTCGTCTTCGGCTTCGCCTCCGCAGTCCCCGAGTCTGACGCCTTCGTCGCTATCATCTGCTGATGAG TCCTCAACATCGACGccttcgtcgacatcatctactgaCGAG GAAGACCAATGGGAAGAGGAGCGATACCTACAGTCTATTGAAATCCCTCACCCTCAG GAAATCGCAAGGGGAGAGGAGCAAGAAGTTGATCAATTAAAAGACTCTTATGGCTCCACTGATCTGTTCTCTGAGTCTGAA GAATTCTGCCACATctctgagagtgatgatgatggggTTTTCTCCAACAAGTTCAAGTTAGGTGATAAG GAACCTGTTCTGACTTTGCTGGAGGAATTTGAGGACGATACCATCATTGGAAAGATCATG CTACTGGATGAGAAGTATGGTTCCCGCAGACGAATCGCTAGAGATGGAAGTTGCTTTTATAGATCTTTCATTTTCAAGTACTTG GAGAATGTTGTAGAAATAAAGGACGAAGATGAACGCAGAACAGAAGCTGCTCGTTTCAGGCGAAGAGTTGAAAACTGCATGCCAGCTTGTCATGATGACCAAttactccattccttttct GGATATGAATCTGTGGTCAATTTAGTTGAACAGGG CCTTGCTGAAGGAGAGCTATATCAGATGGACATGAATGAAGATGTCACATCACGCA TTATACCCCTCCTTAGGGCGCTGACAGAGATCGAGATATGCACAAGGCCAGAATTCTACCATGGTTTTCTTATCCCTGGAGAAACATATGCTTCAGTTTTTGAG TTAGCAGGGAGAAACAGGATGCATTCTGTGCTCAACTTTGTAGCTACTGGAGTCCAAGTAGTTTGCTATTGCA TTTTGCTTATGTGA